In the genome of Deltaproteobacteria bacterium, the window CTACAACCAAAGATTCGAGCACCCGAAAGTGCAACGCATCCAGGACTTAGACGACCTATTCGCATATCTTGCTCCGAACTCTGTGATCTCCGTGAACTCTGTGGTGAAATATTCTTAAATCATCAGCTCGAATGATGGAGGACATCTTATGGGAACGATCGATAACAAAGTAGCCATCGTCACCGGCGGCGGTGGCGGTATCGGCGGCGCCATCGTGCAACGTTTCGCCAAGGAAGGCGCCAAGATCGCCGTCGCCGACATCGACGGCGACGCCGCCAAAACGCGCGCCAAAGAAATCGCCGGCGGCGGCGGCGACGCAATTCCAATCGTTAGCGACGTGACCAAAAAAAATTCCGTCAACGACATGGTCAAAGCGGCGTTCGATCGCTGGGGCAAGATCGATATCCTGGTCAACGTCGCCGGCGGCGCGGAGCGCAAGAACGTCGTTGACACCAGCGCAGAGGAATGGGATCGCGTCATCGAGATGAATTTGAAATCGGTGTTTCTCTGCTCCCAAGCCGTGTTGCCGACCATGATCAAAGCGCGTTACGGCAAGATCGTCAGCATCTCGTCGATCTACGGCTTCACCGGCAACGCCAGCCGCGCCAGCTACGCGACGGCCAAGGCCGGCGTCGCGGTGTTTACCAAATCCCTGGCGCTCGAACATGCGAAAGACGGTCTCAACATCAACGCCATCGCTCCTGGGCGCATCGAAACCCCCAAGGTGCGCGGCCACTACAGCAACGAAGCCTGGGCCGCCGCCGAAGCGCAAATCCCCGTCGGCCACACCGGCAAACCGGAAAATATCGCCAGCGCCGCGCTCTTCCTGGTTCAGGATGAAAATAATTATGTCACCGGGCAAACCATTCATGTGAATGGCGCGTGGTTGAATTGGTAGAAAACAGAAGCCAGAAGTCAGTGGTCCGAAGTCAGCGCTCGAACGCGGATCGGAGTTCGTTCACAAGCAACTAACTATAGGAGGAAGAAAAATGTACGGATGGCGTGTAAGAATCGGTCACGTCGCGCCGTCGCGCGGCGACACGTTGGTTTATGAATTTTATCAGATGCTGCCGGCCGGCTTCATGATGCTCAACAGTACCGGTACGATCAGGCAGTTGGTCGATGCCGATCTCGAACGGCAGCTGCAGAGTATCGAAGTAGCAGCGGCGGATCTGGTCGACAACAAGTGCGACTCGGTGATCATCGGCGGCTCGCCGCTGTTTACCAAGTTGGGCTACGGCAGCGACATCGAGATGGGCAAACGGCTCAGTGACAAATTCGGCGTACCGGTCGCACCCGGCATCACCGGTGAAATCGCCGCGCTCAAATCGCTGGGCATTCACAAGCTCGTCGTCGCCACACCGCACGAGGACACGCTCAACGACCGCATGAAAGCCTTCCTCGAAGCCTCCGGTTTTAAAGTTCTAAAGATCCAAGGCTACGGCGTGCGCAAAAACGCCGACATCACCGACATGGACGAACACGCCGCCTATAAAATCGCCAAGCGCCTCTACGAGTCGGCGCCCGAAGCTGACGGCATATTCGTCCCCTGCCCGCGCTGGCCAACCATCACCGACGTAGATTTACTTGAACATGAAATCGGCAAACCGGTGATCACCAGCTCGCAGGCTTACATCTGGCACGCGCTCAAGATGGCGAAGGTGAAGCAGGAAGTCAGCGGCTACGGCAGATTGATGGCGTCGCTCGCCAATTGATCCGAGACGAAGAATTAACCACGAAAAACACGAAACTCACGAAATTCGGAATCCCCCCTTTCGTGTTTTTCGTGGTTAAACTTCTTCTGAGTTAGGCGCCAAGATTTCACCGCGACAAAAAAAACGGCGAGCAGACCACTCTGCTCGCCGTTATAGCTCTTGTCTAATTTAAAAGCTTACTTCTTCACGTTGCCGAACACTTCCTTGAGCAAGTCCGTCACCCGCGCCGCCGGATTGGTTCTGATCTTCTTCTCTTCTTGAGCGACGACAAAGAAAATACCGTCGGTGGCTTTTTCGGTCACGTACTTGTTGGCGTCGAAGGTGATGTTCTTGGAAAACGGCACGTCTTTGCACTTGCCTACCAGCGCATTGTACTGCTGGTTGACGCCGACTTGATTCATCACGTCGGTGACCGACGGCAAGAAGGCTTCCTGCAACTGCTTGGTGGTCTTCGATTTGAAAAATTCGGTCGCCGCGCTGTCGCCGCCGCTTAAAACTTTCTTGACATCGTCAAAACTCATCTGGGCGATGGCGTTCCAGAAAATTTTCTTGGCGAACGGCACCGATTTTTCCGCGGCGCGGTTCATGCCGACGACGAACTCATCGATCTTCGGGCCGTAGCCGACCAAACGCAGCGGCTTCTCGATATTCTGCAGGCTCTTGGGCATCAAGATTTTGATCGCTTTGTTCATCAAGAAGCCGTCCGCCGCGCCGGTTTGACCCACCGCATTTTCGGTGCCGACTTTGAGCGCTTCCTGAAGCCCCGAGCCGATCTTAGCGTCGCTGAGCGCGCTGCTGCCGCCGAGGCTAGGAAGATTACCGCCGAGACCCTTCAATACTTTGTCAAACTGCGCAAACGCAGGATGCGCGGCAAGGAAAAACAAAAATGCCGTTAACAACAATTTAGTCGTCGAATCTCCTTCGGAATGTTAGTTGGGATAGCGAACTTGGAAAGCTGAGTTAGAGAATATCTTTGCTTCGGCTCGGCGAGTTGAGCAAATCACCCAGGCGAAATTCGTTGAGCGCCGAGGCAAAACCGGCATCGATAATCAGATTGACGATCTCCCCCTGGGCCTCAGACGGCGCCAAGCGAAAGGCTGTACGCAGCGGCTGAATCGCCGCGCGCCAGTTGCTCTGGCTCAAATAGGCCCGGCCGAGATAGAGATAGGCCTGGGCGGCATTCGGATTCTCGCGCGTGGCATCCTCCAGGTATGGAATCGCCGCGGCGAAACGGCCTTGGTTGAACAGGCTCAAACCTTGATCGAAATTACCCTGGCCTACCAGGGCGCACGAGCTTGCCATAACGAGGGTCAAAAATATCGCGGCGATAGTGTTAGTCTTCACAGATAAACCCTCCTTCTAGCAATTAGACGCAAAAAGGCCCCGAATCTTTTAGAACCGGGGCCCTTTTCTTTATTCTTACTTTGCGAAGGCAGCCTTGAGCATCGGCTCGAGCTCGCCGCGCTCGTGCAGCTCGTGCACGATGTCGCAGCCGCCGACGAACTTGCCGTCGATATAGATTTGCGGAATCGTCGGCCAGTTGGCATAGCGCTTAATCCCATCCCGCACCGCCGAGTCGGCGAGCACATCGTCGCTGGCGAAGGGAAAACCGTAGGACTTGAGAATTTCCACGGTGTGGGCGGAAAAGCCGCACTGGGGAAAATCCGGCGTGCCCTTCATGTAGACCATCACCTTGTTGTTCTTTACCTTGTCGTCGATCTTCGTCATGACATCTTCGGCCATAGTTCTGTCTCCTTTTTTGAAAATTGTATCCGAAATGTTAAGCACCGAGCTTCTGCCACTGCGCCGGACTATAAGTCTTCAAAGACAGCGCATGAATGCGTTGATCGGCCAGCGGCACTTTCAAGACTTCGTTGATCATGCGGTGCTGTTCCAACAGACCTTTGCCTTCGAAGGCGGGCGAAACGATGATCACCTGCCAGTGATCGCCACCGCCGGTCAAATCCTGGGTTTCAATCACTTCAAGGGGCAGCGCCTGGGATAGCGTCTGTTTAATCTCTTCGGGAGTAATCATGAGAAAATACTACCGATTCGCCGCCACGCTTTCAACCCACAGGTCAACAGCAGGCAACCACTAGCCCACCGGCCCTTCGTAGTCCGGTCGAACTTTGCGCAACATCGCGCGCAAATCAGCGCGCAGCTCATCCAAAGTAGGCCGGCCTAAGTACCAATAGCCGTTGTAGAGGTTGTGAATCGTCAGATCCGGCATGAGGGAAAAAGTATGCGGCATGGCGGTCACGCCCATGCTCTTGGAAGTCTCGGTCATGTCGAGCAGCTTGACGACCTTGCGCTCCTGATCGC includes:
- a CDS encoding SDR family oxidoreductase — its product is MGTIDNKVAIVTGGGGGIGGAIVQRFAKEGAKIAVADIDGDAAKTRAKEIAGGGGDAIPIVSDVTKKNSVNDMVKAAFDRWGKIDILVNVAGGAERKNVVDTSAEEWDRVIEMNLKSVFLCSQAVLPTMIKARYGKIVSISSIYGFTGNASRASYATAKAGVAVFTKSLALEHAKDGLNINAIAPGRIETPKVRGHYSNEAWAAAEAQIPVGHTGKPENIASAALFLVQDENNYVTGQTIHVNGAWLNW
- a CDS encoding DUF4197 domain-containing protein, with the translated sequence MLLTAFLFFLAAHPAFAQFDKVLKGLGGNLPSLGGSSALSDAKIGSGLQEALKVGTENAVGQTGAADGFLMNKAIKILMPKSLQNIEKPLRLVGYGPKIDEFVVGMNRAAEKSVPFAKKIFWNAIAQMSFDDVKKVLSGGDSAATEFFKSKTTKQLQEAFLPSVTDVMNQVGVNQQYNALVGKCKDVPFSKNITFDANKYVTEKATDGIFFVVAQEEKKIRTNPAARVTDLLKEVFGNVKK
- a CDS encoding tetratricopeptide repeat protein, whose product is MKTNTIAAIFLTLVMASSCALVGQGNFDQGLSLFNQGRFAAAIPYLEDATRENPNAAQAYLYLGRAYLSQSNWRAAIQPLRTAFRLAPSEAQGEIVNLIIDAGFASALNEFRLGDLLNSPSRSKDIL
- the grxD gene encoding Grx4 family monothiol glutaredoxin, with product MAEDVMTKIDDKVKNNKVMVYMKGTPDFPQCGFSAHTVEILKSYGFPFASDDVLADSAVRDGIKRYANWPTIPQIYIDGKFVGGCDIVHELHERGELEPMLKAAFAK
- a CDS encoding BolA family transcriptional regulator, which encodes MITPEEIKQTLSQALPLEVIETQDLTGGGDHWQVIIVSPAFEGKGLLEQHRMINEVLKVPLADQRIHALSLKTYSPAQWQKLGA
- a CDS encoding redoxin domain-containing protein, coding for MQLRHYVELQKELAVNYCKLAVCCVDSPDINDAFRTGLGAQFPFLSDQERKVVKLLDMTETSKSMGVTAMPHTFSLMPDLTIHNLYNGYWYLGRPTLDELRADLRAMLRKVRPDYEGPVG